In Rhodamnia argentea isolate NSW1041297 chromosome 11, ASM2092103v1, whole genome shotgun sequence, one genomic interval encodes:
- the LOC115756305 gene encoding transcription factor SPATULA: MGDGMREREATCSSSAARQPPDEISLFLHQVLQRSGRRPENPGGPSRLVEGGGGISSVGSSDGVNNFSASASGGGFLAGNAIVSAVAAAASSSVGASENEADDYDCESEGLEALLEEVSAKANPPRSSSKRSRTAEVHNLSEKRRRSRINEKMKALQSLIPNSNKTDKASMLDEAIEYLKQLQLQVQMLSMRNGLSLHPMCLPGVVQPIQLPQMRIGFDEENGPLHMNMAPTFPVNNETSTENVFGLPNDRAVPSEPSMSNMMNSEISFGLESSIRTHPVTFQLKQSTSGDINREDVAPCGRHQPSIIDRSDADPFGVNMKPAYSLSKMGLEMGETAAQSLPLASLMSNRKGGLLESSAAGRDRP; this comes from the exons GAGGCCGGAGAATCCCGGGGGTCCGTCCCGGCTGGTCGAGGGCGGCGGCGGGATCTCGTCCGTCGGCTCGTCCGACGGGGTCAACAACTTCTCTGCCTCTGCTTCGGGTGGTGGGTTCCTCGCGGGTAATGCGATAGTGAGTGCGGTTGCCGccgctgcttcttcttctgtcGGGGCCAGCGAGAATGAAGCTGATGATTATGACTGTGAAAGCGAG GGACTCGAAGCTTTGCTGGAGGAAGTTTCTGCCAAGGCAAATCCGCCTCGTAGCTCATCCAAGCGAAGCAGGACAGCTGAAGTTCATAATTTGTCGGAAAAG aggaggaggagcaggatcaatgagaaaatgaaagctttGCAAAGTCTAATTCCTAACTCTAACAAG ACTGACAAGGCATCAATGCTGGATGAAGCCATTGAATACCTTAAGCAGCTCCAGCTCCAAGTTCAG ATGCTATCTATGAGGAACGGATTAAGTTTGCATCCGATGTGCTTACCCGGGGTCGTGCAACCCATTCAACTTCCCCAGATGAGAATAGGCTTTGATGAGGAAAATGGCCCCCTGCATATGAACATGGCACCTACTTTTCCAGTCAACAATGAAACCTCAACAGAAAATGTGTTTGGTCTACCCAATGATCGTGCTGTTCCAAGTGAGCCTTCCATGTCAAATATGATGAACTCTGAAATTTCTTTTGGATTGGAATCATCCATCCGAACACATCCTGTAACATTTCAACTGAAGCAATCAACTTCTGGG GATATTAACCGGGAAGATGTGGCTCCGTGTGGCCGGCATCAACCTTCAATTATTGACCGATCTGATGCAGATCCATTCGGTGTGAATATGAAACCTGCTTATTCTTTGAGCAAAATGG GACTTGAGATGGGTGAAACCGCTGCACAGTCACTTCCCTTGGCTTCGCTAATGTCTAATAGGAAAGGTGGATTGCTAGAGTCATCTGCAGCCGGTAGGGATCGTCCTTAA